In Lates calcarifer isolate ASB-BC8 linkage group LG21, TLL_Latcal_v3, whole genome shotgun sequence, a single window of DNA contains:
- the LOC108902839 gene encoding olfactory receptor 52K1-like — MLEPLMDNVSSHKHFILNGFNELGALRPVLFIPFSIMFIVSLSANSLLIYIIISQRSLHSPMCILIAGMAFVDLSLPVFYVPNMLLSFLFDWRGISLMGCLVQMFLIHFVGSFPSTFLVWMALDRYFAICTPLYYHERMALPRFLKFVIPLVIRNVVIILVVVTLAGRLSFCFRNVINHCFCEHMALVELACGSTAINSLVGLMFLFLVIVVDFLIITTSYIIIFSSVLRSRTSGVKALHTCVTHLVVISVSLIIVLTASLSYRVRNNLPATIRVFLSTMYSLFPSCFNPIIYGIRTKEIRQHILKTLLCCRLVQTVPHS, encoded by the exons ATGTTAGAGCCTCT gatggacAACGtctcctcacacaaacactttatcCTCAATGGCTTCAATGAACTCGGAGCACTGAGGCCCGTCCTCTTCATCCCATTCTCCATCATGTTCATTGTGTCACTGTCCGCAAACTCCCTGCTGATATACATCATCATTTCACAGAGAAGCCTCCACTCACCGATGTGCATCCTCATTGCCGGCATGGCATTTGTGGACCTGAGCCTCCCGGTGTTTTATGTCCCAAACATGTTGCTGAGCTTCTTGTTTGACTGGAGGGGGATCTCTCTGATGGGCTGTCTGGTTCAGATGTTCCTCATTCACTTTGTAGGAAGTTTTCCGTCCACATTTTTGGTATGGATGGCGCTGGACCGCTACTTTGCCATCTGTACACCACTTTACTACCATGAACGCATGGCTTTACCAAGATTCCTCAAGTTTGTGATCCCTCTTGTGATCAGAAATGTGGTTATAATTTTGGTGGTTGTGACTTTGGCAGGAAGGTTGTCATTTTGCTTCAGAAACGTGATAAACCACTGTTTCTGTGAGCACATGGCCTTGGTGGAGTTGGCCTGTGGAAGCACAGCCATCAACAGTCTGGTGGGgttgatgtttttgttccttGTCATTGTGGTTGATTTCTTAATCATCACCACCTCTTATATCATCATATTCAGCTCTGTCCTGAGGTCAAGAACTTCAGGTGTCAAAGCTCTTCATACCTGTGTCACCCACCTTGTGGTCATCAGTGTCAGCCTGATCATTGTACTCACTGCTTCCCTCTCATATCGGGTCAGAAACAATCTCCCTGCAACCATTCGCGTTTTCCTCAGCACCATGTACTCCCTGTTCCCGAGCTGTTTCAACCCAATCATCTATGGGATTAGAACCAAAGAGATCCGACAGCACATCCTGAAGACACTGTTGTGCTGTCGCCTTGTCCAGACTGTGCCCCACTCTTAA
- the LOC108902837 gene encoding LOW QUALITY PROTEIN: olfactory receptor 52E8-like (The sequence of the model RefSeq protein was modified relative to this genomic sequence to represent the inferred CDS: deleted 1 base in 1 codon): MDNVSSHKHFILNGFNELGALRPVLFIPFSIMFVVSLSANSLLLYVVISQRSLHSPMYILIAGIACVDLSFPVIFVPNMLLSFLFDWRGISLIGCLVQMFFIHFFGAFQSTFLAWMALDRYFAICTPLYYHERMALQKFLKFVIPLVIRNMFTVLLVVTLAGRLSFCFRNMINHCFCEHMALVELACGSTAINSLLGLISVFLVTVVDIFITIISYIIIFRSVLTSGKSGLKALHTCVTHIMVISVSLTFVLIAFLSYRIRNNLPASIRVFLSTMYSLFPSCFNPIIYGIRTKEIRQHILKTLSRCCFVRTMPHS; encoded by the exons atggACAACGtctcctcacacaaacactttatcCTCAATGGCTTCAATGAACTCGGAGCACTGAGGCCCGTCCTCTTCATCCCATTCTCCATCATGTTTGTTGTGTCACTGTCCGCAAACTCCCTGCTGCTGTATGTTGTCATTTCACAGAGAAGCCTCCACTCACCGATGTACATCCTCATTGCCGGCATTGCGTGCGTGGACCTGAGCTTCCCGGTGATCTTCGTCCCCAACATGTTGCTGAGCTTCTTGTTTGACTGGAGGGGAatctctctgattggctgtctggTTCAGATGTtctttattcacttttttgGAGCTTTTCAGTCCACGTTTTTGGCATGGATGGCACTGGACCGCTAC TTCGCCATCTGCACACCACTCTACTACCATGAACGCATGGCTTTACAAAAATTTCTCAAGTTTGTGATCCCTCTTGTGATCAGGAACATGTTCACAGTCTTGCTGGTTGTGACTTTGGCAGGAAGGTTGTCATTCTGCTTCAGAAACATGATAAATCACTGTTTCTGTGAGCACATGGCCTTGGTGGAGTTGGCCTGTGGAAGCACAGCCATCAACAGTCTTTTGGGGTTGATCTCAGTGTTCCTTGTCACTGTGGTTGATATCTTCATTACCATCATCTCTTACATCATCATTTTTAGGTCTGTCTTGACTTCAGGCAAATCAGGTCTCAAAGCTCTTCATACTTGTGTCACCCACATTATGGTCATCAGTGTCAGCCTGACCTTTGTACTCATTGCTTTCCTTTCTTATCGGATCAGAAACAATCTCCCTGCATCCATTCGAGTTTTCTTAAGCACCATGTACTCATTGTTCCCAAGCTGTTTCAATCCGATCATTTATGGGATCAGAACCAAAGAAATCCGACAGCACATCCTGAAGACACTGTCACGCTGTTGCTTTGTCCGAACTATGCCCCACTCTTGA
- the LOC108902874 gene encoding olfactory receptor 52K1-like, with amino-acid sequence MYNVSSHKHFILNGFNELGALRPVLFIPFSIMFIVSLFANSLLIYIIISQRSLHSPMYILIASMAFVDLSLPVFYVPNMLLSFLFDWREISLIGCLVQMNFIHFVGSFQSTLLVWMALDRYIAICQPLYYHERMALPRFLKFVIPLVIRNVFIVLLVGALAGRLSFCLRNMINNCFCEHMALVELACGSTAINSLVGLMFLFLVVVVDFLIITTSYIIIFSSVLRSRTSGVKALHTCVTHIMVISTSLTIVLITSLSYRIRNYLPASIQVFLSTMKLLFPGCFNPIIYGIRTKEIRQHILKTLLRCRLVQTVPRS; translated from the coding sequence atgTACAACGtctcctcacacaaacactttatcCTCAATGGCTTCAATGAACTTGGAGCACTGAGGCCTGTCCTCTTCATCCCATTCTCCATCATGTTCATTGTGTCACTGTTCGCAAACTCCCTGCTGATATACATCATCATTTCACAGAGAAGCCTCCACTCACCGATGTACATCCTCATCGCCAGCATGGCATTTGTGGACCTGAGCCTCCCGGTGTTTTATGTCCCAAACATGTTGCTGAGCTTCTTGTTTGACTGGAGGGAAatctctctgattggctgtctggTTCAGATGAACTTCATTCACTTTGTAGGATCTTTTCAGTCCACATTGCTGGTATGGATGGCTCTGGACCGTTATATTGCCATCTGCCAGCCATTATACTACCATGAACGCATGGCTTTACCAAGATTCCTCAAGTTTGTGATCCCTCTTGTGATCAGAAATGTGTTCATAGTCTTGTTGGTTGGGGCTTTGGCAGGAAGGTTGTCATTTTGCCTCAGAAACATGATAAACAACTGTTTCTGTGAGCACATGGCCTTGGTGGAGCTGGCCTGTGGAAGCACAGCCATCAACAGTCTGGTGGGgttgatgtttttgttccttGTTGTTGTGGTTGATTTCTTAATCATCACCACCTCTTATATCATCATATTCAGCTCTGTCCTGAGGTCAAGAACTTCAGGTGTCAAAGCTCTTCATACCTGTGTCACCCACATTATGGTCATCAGCACCAGCCTGACCATTGTACTTATCACCTCCCTGTCTTATCGGATCAGAAATTATCTCCCTGCATCCATTCAGGTTTTCCTCAGCACCATGAAGTTGTTATTCCCAGGCTGTTTCAACCCAATCATCTATGGGATTAGAACCAAAGAGATCCGACAGCACATCCTGAAGACACTATTGCGCTGTCGCCTTGTCCAGACTGTGCCCCGCTCTTAA
- the LOC108902838 gene encoding olfactory receptor 52K1-like, translating into MDNVSHKHFILNGFDELGALRPVLFIPFSIMFIVSLSANSLLIYIIISQRSLHSPMYILIAGMAFVDLSLPVFFVPNMLLSFLFDWRGISLMGCLVQMFLIHFVGSFQSTLLVWMALDRYFAICMPLYYHEHMVLPKFLKFVIPLVIRNILMITVLVSLAGTLSFCASNVINHCFCEHMALVELACGKTAINSLVGLLTVFLTPVADAIFIAVSYVVIFRSVLKSGRSSIKALDTTITHIVVISVSLTVALIAFLSYRIRNGLPAAMRVFFSTMYLLFPSCFNPIIYGIRTTEIRKHILKKLTFCCFVQNVPQSLRNQKKTVM; encoded by the coding sequence atggACAAcgtctcacacaaacactttatcCTCAACGGCTTTGATGAACTCGGAGCACTGAGGCCCGTCCTCTTCATCCCATTCTCCATCATGTTCATTGTGTCACTGTCGGCCAACTCCCTGCTGATATACATCATCATTTCACAGAGAAGCCTCCACTCACCGATGTACATCCTCATTGCCGGCATGGCATTTGTAGACCTGAGCCTCCCGGTGTTTTTTGTCCCCAACATGTTGCTGAGCTTCTTGTTTGACTGGAGGGGGATCTCTCTGATGGGCTGTCTGGTTCAGATGTTCCTCATTCACTTTGTAGGATCTTTTCAGTCCACATTACTGGTATGGATGGCGCTGGACCGCTACTTTGCCATCTGCATGCCACTCTACTACCATGAACATATGGTTTTACCAAAATTCCTCAAGTTTGTGATCCCACTTGTGATCAGAAACATCCTCATGATCACAGTGTTAGTGAGTTTAGCAGGAACATTGTCATTCTGTGCTTCAAATGTGATAAACCACTGTTTCTGTGAGCACATGGCCTTGGTGGAGCTGGCCTGTGGAAAAACTGCCATCAACAGCCTGGTGGGGTTACTGACTGTGTTCCTCACTCCTGTAGCTGATGCCATCTTTATCGCTGTCTCTTATGTGGTGATATTTAGGTCTGTGCTGAAATCTGGCAGATCAAGTATCAAAGCACTTGATACCACCATCACCCACATTGTGGTCATCAGCGTCAGCCTGACTGTGGCACTTATTGCTTTCCTGTCATACCGGATCAGAAATGGTCTTCCTGCTGCAATGCGTGTTTTCTTCAGCACCATGTACCTGCTGTTCCCAAGCTGTTTCAACCCGATCATCTACGGCATCAGGACCACTGAGATCCGAAAGCACATCCTGAAGAAGCTGACATTCTGTTGCTTTGTCCAAAATGTGCCCCAGTCTTTaagaaaccagaaaaaaacagtgatgtaa